GAGGCCCACGGCCAGGCGCACCCCGAGCTCGGTGGCCAGGCCGACGACGTCGACCACGAAGGCCTCCCAGCGCATGTCGGGCTCGGGCCCGACCAGGAGCAGCATGTCCCGGTCGGCCCGGTCGGTGGTGAGGAGAAGCCGGGGCTGGCGCCAGGTCAGGCCGGCGTTGCGGCCGTTCTCGATGCGGACGATCGGGCGGCGGGCCCGGTAGTCGATGAGCTCGTCGCCGTCGAAGACCGCCACCACCTCGGGCTCGCGGCCCTCGACCAGCGTGGCCAGGGCGGTGGCGGCGCCGAGGCCGGCGTCCACCCACCCCTCGAGCTGGATGACCAGGACAGGATCTCGCGGGTCGCGCGACGGGAGGCGCTGGTGGAGGCTCGGGCTCACAGCTGGGATACGGCGCGGCGCGCCATCTCCGCCAGCGACTCCACCTGCTGACCCATGCTGTCCGAACCCGAGCCCCGGTCCCCGCCCATGGCGCCGCCCTCGTACCGGGCCGCGACCCCCTCGACGATGCAGGCCAGCTTCCAGTACCCGAAGGCGACGTAGAACGGCAGCTCCGAGACGTCCCGCCCCGACCGGGACGCGTAGCGCCGGTTGATCTCGTCGCGCGACAGGAAGCCCGGCGTGGCGGTGGCGGCCACCCCCGCCAGCGCCACCGTCTGGTCCTGGCTCTCGGCCCAGTACACGTTCAGGAGGCCGAGGTCGGCGAGAGGGTCACCGAGGGTGCACAGCTCCCAGTCGAGTACGGCGCGCAGCTTTCCATCGGGCCCGAGCATGGTGTTGTCGAGGCGGTAGTCCCCGTGCACCAGGGCGGGCCGACCCTGCTCCGGGACCCGCGCCGCCAGCAGCTCGTGGACCTCGTCGACCACGGGGACCTTCCGGTCCCGCCCGTCGATCGATGCGCGGAACTGGCTGTACCACCGCTTCAGCTGCCGCTCGATGTAGCCCTCGCGCCGGCCCAGATCCCCGAGGCCGACGGCGTCGACGTCGGCGGCGTGGATGGCCACGAGGACGTCGATGAGGTCCTCGCTGGCGGTGCGCCGGCCCCGGTCGTCGAGGGCGGACTCGGCCTGGGCGCGGTCCCGGATGATGTGCCCGTCGACGTAGCCCATGATGTAGAAGGGCCGGCCGTTGACCGACTCGTCGCCGCAGAACCCGAGGGCGGGCGCCACCGGCACGGGGGTGGGGCCGAGGGCCGAGATGATCCGGTGCTCGCGGCCCATGTCGTGGGCGGTGGGCAGGACGTGGCTCACCGGGGGCCGGCGCAGGGCGTAGCGGGTGCCGTCGGATCCCGTGACCCGGAACGTGAGGTTCGACCGCCCGCCGGCGATGAGCTCGAACTCGAACGGGCCTCGCGCCCCGTCCACGTTCTCCTCCAACCAGGCGCTGACCTTGGGCCCGTCGATCCCTTCCATGTCCGGAAACCTAGTGGCGGCCGGTAAGGTCGGGCCCGATGACCGACGTCACCGACGCCACCTTCGAGCAGGAGGTCCTGGCCCGTTCGGAGCAGGTCCCCGTGGTCGTGGATCTGTGGGCGCCGTGGTGCGGGCCGTGCAAGACCCTCGGCCCGATCATCGAGCGGGTGGTGGCGGCCACCAACGGAGCCGTGGCCCTGGTCAAGGTCAACGTGGACGAGAACCCCGGCATCAGCAACGCCTTCCGGGTGCAGTCGATCCCCGCCGTCTACGCCATCAAGGACCGCCAGGCCGTGGACTCGTTCATCGGCGCCCTCCCCGAGCCGGCGGTGGCCGACTTCGTGTCCCGCCTGGCCCCGCCCGAGACCGAGGCCGACCGCCTGGTCCAGGCCGGGGACGAGGCCTCGCTGCGGCGGGCGCTGGAGCTGCAGCCCGACCACCACGAGGCCGTGCTGGGCCTGGCCGAGCTGCTGGTGGGGAAGGGGGAGGGGGAGGAGGCACTGGGCCTCCTGGCCCGGATACCGGAGGACGCCGAGGTGCGCCGGATCGCGGCGCTGGCCCGGTTGGGCGGCGAGGAGGCGGTGGCCGCCGGGGACGG
The genomic region above belongs to Acidimicrobiales bacterium and contains:
- a CDS encoding PAC2 family protein, translated to MSPSLHQRLPSRDPRDPVLVIQLEGWVDAGLGAATALATLVEGREPEVVAVFDGDELIDYRARRPIVRIENGRNAGLTWRQPRLLLTTDRADRDMLLLVGPEPDMRWEAFVVDVVGLATELGVRLAVGLGAFPAPVPHTRPVKIASTSTEESLAARVGFVAGTIEVPAGVEAALELALHERGIPAVGLWARVPHYVAGMPFPAASAALLSALAEVADLTVDTTSVDTAADVALGRIDELIAN
- a CDS encoding phosphotransferase family protein; translated protein: MEGIDGPKVSAWLEENVDGARGPFEFELIAGGRSNLTFRVTGSDGTRYALRRPPVSHVLPTAHDMGREHRIISALGPTPVPVAPALGFCGDESVNGRPFYIMGYVDGHIIRDRAQAESALDDRGRRTASEDLIDVLVAIHAADVDAVGLGDLGRREGYIERQLKRWYSQFRASIDGRDRKVPVVDEVHELLAARVPEQGRPALVHGDYRLDNTMLGPDGKLRAVLDWELCTLGDPLADLGLLNVYWAESQDQTVALAGVAATATPGFLSRDEINRRYASRSGRDVSELPFYVAFGYWKLACIVEGVAARYEGGAMGGDRGSGSDSMGQQVESLAEMARRAVSQL
- a CDS encoding tetratricopeptide repeat protein: MTDVTDATFEQEVLARSEQVPVVVDLWAPWCGPCKTLGPIIERVVAATNGAVALVKVNVDENPGISNAFRVQSIPAVYAIKDRQAVDSFIGALPEPAVADFVSRLAPPETEADRLVQAGDEASLRRALELQPDHHEAVLGLAELLVGKGEGEEALGLLARIPEDAEVRRIAALARLGGEEAVAAGDGVEERLRALLDRVKDDDAARQEYIDLLEAMGPDDPRTAEARRALTSRLY